Genomic segment of Poecile atricapillus isolate bPoeAtr1 chromosome 8, bPoeAtr1.hap1, whole genome shotgun sequence:
TCACAGGCAAAGTGACTCTCTCATCTCACATTCAATGCCTTATCCAAGAAGAATTGATAATGGGTGGGAATCCacatcattaaaaataaaacaaacaataaaaacctAACTGACAATTTGACAACATAATATAGCTATAATCAGCCTGCAAAGTCACACTTTCACATTGATTGTAAATACTAAATTTAAGTTTCTTTCTTCAACTTCAGAATAAATTTTTACCTAGTATATGGGAGACATCATCAAATTCAGATATGAAGACACCTGCATTCTAATGTGTTTCCTGGGATTTAGGTGACgatgttatttttgtttgggtttttttgcaacCTGTTGACAAAATAAGTGGCTaagttcaggaaaataaaaccaaaacaaagctttAATAGTGTGCTTTCCGCAGTCAAATCACTTGAGGTCATCAGGCCACTCACAGAAATAACACCTTCTCAGCTCTTGCTGAGATAGTCTGTTGAATTTTCCTGAGGTTTGCTCAGGACTGAGAATGAGGATGATTTTGCTTGACTAGGACAAGGAGACACAGCATGGCTTCGGCTGGAAGCCACAGCATCTGGCTTCAAGTGTTCTCAAAGAAATGAATACGGCCAAGATCCCTGTGAGAATATCTGTGACTTTTGCAAAGACCAGACCAAAAAATACTGTTAGTCTGGATCTTGCCTTGAATCCGCTTTCTGAATAATGCTGGGATAGACTAGTATCAATAGCCAGAAGGAGGTTTATACACTTGAGAGGAAATTCATGGAGGTAAAGGTGGCTGTCTCATGCTggcctgtggctgctgcagcctAGCGTGGAATGGCACAAACCCTGTAGGGGTGAGGCTGCAGTGTGCCCCCAAAAATGGGCTCAGTGTTGATCTCTGTCACTCCCTCAGGGAGCCGGAAGGTGAACGCCCGCAGCAGGCTggcaaagaaaatgaagagcTCGGTCCTTGCTAAGTGCTCCCCCAAACACACCCGgtgccctgcagagcagagaggaaaggaTAGTGAGTATCTAGGAATTTTTCAGTTTCATAATCACCTAGTTAATTTCTGTTGAAAGCAGacatgggttttgttttgttttgttcaagGAGAGCACCATGAAAGCCACAGAACTGAAACTATGTGAATTCCCTCTCAAAAAGGTTCCATCGAATGTCTTAGGTTAGGAgacacaaaattaaaatctcaatGAGAATCCATGAGATGCCaacataatttctttcttgACCTTTTGATTTTACAGAAGATTTTGAACTTCAGGaccacacacaaaaaatctGCCAGCTGTTTGCACATGCTTTAGTGAGTTAACATCAACAGAGCAAAATTACTTAGTAGTGGTATTTGCAGTTGAACAGAAGCTTGGTCACTTTATAAGCAAAGCATGATGCCTACTGTTCATTTCCCAGGATTCCAATTCCAATGCAATAGTGTGAGCAGAAGGTGAATATTGCATTTAAGTTTCCAGAAAGCAGACAGATACAAGGAAAGAACAAACCATTTGAACTAAGGAACGACTTCTGTATGGTCATTTAAGTGACTATCaacaaactaaaacaaaaccacTAGCAGGTACTTTACTGCTAGGTATGATTACTAACTGTGCATTGTTAccttgtttccttcttttgcaaCTGGATTTTCAGTACTGTAAGCGAGAATGTAAACCTGTATTTATCAGGAtgccttctgcttttctttcagcttgTTTCTTTAAAAGGAATTGCAACTAAGTCCAGTACACATCAGACAAATTACTTCTCAGAAAAATAGCTATGTGTAAAAAATACTACAGACAAAACCTGTGTATGACTGCAGCATGCAGCCAGCCCAAGAGGTTTGGGAGTTTGAGGATTCCCACCACAGTGTCCTATGAACAGTTTGGGGTCTGACAGCACAGAAGCCTCTCCTTCGGCAGAAACAAGCCAGGAATGTTCTTTAAAAGCAGCAAACAGCAGAGATAGAAGATGTTATCTGAAGAAATACCATAATCCCATGCTTCTGTATTCATCATCTCATCTGTCGGGTCAGTTCAGACTGTCAGTGCATTTACCTGCTGAGAATGGTAAGAAAGCTTCTCGAGGTATAAAGTTTCCTTCTTTATCCAGAAAATGGCCAGGGTTGAACTGTCGAGGTGTCTCCCACTGCTCAGGGTCGTACAGAACAGATGCTATATTGGGTATAACAATGGTGCCCTGAAAAGAAGAAACTGTTGTTTCAGTTCCAAATACAAGTGTCTGTCACCTATCAGTTCATGCCTGATGGATAAAACTGTTGCTTGTTGGCATTTGAGCGAGTGCCAAGCTGGGCAGGGATGTCTTAATCAGTGCTTTGGCAAACCAGTTTCTCCTCTCAGTCCATCCCTTGCCATGCAGAGCTGGTCTCTGCAGTTGTCACGATGGGCAGGAACTTGAAGCTTCCCTGGCATAGGTCTTATCAGCTATAGGAGCACCTACATGCTAAGTAAAAGACTTCTTTCATTTCTGGAGCCACAAATAGTAACTCTTCCTCAGGCACCACATTCCTGAGTTTAACAGAAAGTAGTTTACAGATGGAAAACTGTTTACAAAACTGAAATGACTCTCTTCCaaagaaagaagatgaaaatgtGTCTGTACCTTTTTGACAGGGAATCCCAGTAGTGTTGTGTTCCTCACACACAGTCTGGGGACACCAACAAAGACAATGTTGCTGTAGCGCTGAATCTCATGAACTACAGCGTTTGTGTAGGGCAGTTTTCTCCGATCCTCATAAGAGATTAACTGGGAAGGACCCAGAACAGCATCCAGCTCCTTTTGCACTTTTGCTGTGGAGAAATATTCACCActtcagaggagaaaaatgcataaaatactTTATCTGGTCACTTTTCTTGGAGCAATGGaagaatttattatttcaacataGTACATTAGGTTTATATCTTGtgatttaatattatttaatgcCTGAGTTTAGTACAGGATagtaaaaataaacaggaaaaccCCACCACTCTCACCTTGGATACCTGGATTCACCACCATATAGAGCAGTCCCCAGTATAATGTAGTGCTTGAGGTCTCTGATCCACCAAGGAAAAGATCATTTATGACATATACCAAATTCTCTTCATCATACTTGGGCTTGGCCCCTTCTTTAGACTGTAGATGATAAAAAGTTGAAGTTAAAGCATAAAAATGTGGTTATCCTGTATGCCCTCTGTGTGAGAGCTGTGGGACTTCCACAGCTGGCATGTGCACAAAGAATAGTCAAAACTACAGTTTTTGATGCATGCTAAGAGTTTAGTACTTTCCCAAATAGGCACAGTAAGTCTGCATTGCTGTCTTTCATGAGGTGGATTATTATTTCATCAGAAAAAGGCAATTCTATGCTTGATAACTTAATCACAAAAACTTCAAAGCACACTACAAGTTCACAGTTAGCGTAGAGTGCACTTATAAACAAGTGCCCTACAACATGTCACTCCTTGGCCTTGGTATCTAATGGTGCTAGAAAATGCCAAAGGAAAATGTATCTGAGTAAAACGATTTCAACAAATCATTTTGAGAGTAATTTCTTTTCTCAGTTCAGGATAAATGTGAGCTGATGGGCAAGAGGTACCCATGTATTTCCTTATCAATAATAAgggagtaaaataaaaatacaactaGAGAAAGCACATTAggcaaaaacattttcaaacaaACAGATGGCAATAAATTGCACCACTGACACCAGAGAAAGCTGCATCTTTGCCtctaaaatgtttattttagtaAATCTTGTTATGCTCACTCACATAGTAAGTGTAAGATGATGTATCAGCTCCCTTCTGAGCCCATGAGCCAACACTGTGAGGACACAGCAGCCTGACTAGCTGAAAGCTTATGGCCAGAGGTAGAAACTATGTAAACTTCATCTACCCTAGGAAAGAGATGCTTCCTTTACCTCCTGAAAGTTTGAAGCAGAAGCCATAGTGTTCTTGGCAGACGCTCTCTAGCTCAGAGTCACATCTTACTATGGAAAATAATGGCCTGGGCAATGAAGAATATTAGTGCTGATTATGGCATTGTTTGTGGGATTGTTTTCTATGCTGTCCAATTTCAATATAGGGACCAGGCCAGCCATGCCCAAAACAGTGGGGAAATTAGAGGTAACATAGGAATAATGGTTGCATTACCAGACAGTTATGTGGCACAAGGACAGCCGGTGCTGGAGCACACATGCTGGATCCCAAAGAAGCATGCCTGCTATTTCAGGGCAGTGATTTGTGCATGTATGTTTAATCCCACTGTAAATACGAGCCTTGCAGTAGAAGATGAAGTGGTCTACCAAAGTTATGTAGCCTACAGGAATAAACAGTCTCATATTTATTACAGGATTGAGACATACTAATGGATATTTATGGAAAGCAGTGAGAGCTCATGGGTTCACCTCCTATCATACTTGATGGTAACTCACTCATGCAACCAAAATACAAAACTGGATGCCTTTGTGAGACATGTAAGTCCCAAGATACTGTATTCATGTTAAGAAGCTTATGAAATGTAAGAAACTATGGTGGAAGGGTCACACTGAATGATTTAATGGTCTGTTTGACCTTACACTTCATAACAGCATCATCACCCAGAACGAACACTTACTTTCTCAATCTCAGCCAGGTAAAAGTCAATGAAATCCTGTGGTTCAGCTGGTATCCCTCTCTCTACATGTCTTCTGATCTCCCTCCTTGCAAAAGAACTCAGAACATCATAGCAAGCCAACACCTTCTTATGAGGCCCAGGGAGGCGacacagcagccagggcaggatcTCGTACATCTGTGGGAGTGACACACAAGAGGTACCATGAATTCTCTGTCACTGACAAAGCTGCTTTTAGACACACCAAAAGGCTGAAATGTCCTGCCCAGAAATGTTGATAGTGGAATAAACCAATCAGCATTGCTTTGAGATTTTTGCCATCATGTGGGAGAGCTTTAACAGTAATTTGACACAATTCCAGGGGTCAAGGCAATTCTGACAACACTCTGCTCATGCCTCTAAGTTTATTTGGCTAATGAAGATCATTATATGACCTCACTCCTGCACAGTTGGAGACCCCAGCTCCCACACACTCAAAATGTAAGGACATCCTTTCTGGATACAATGGGGCTACTAAGATTAACAGGTCTGCAACCTCAAGTAACTGCAGGAATTTTTGGAGCTCACGAAAGGAATTAAGGACTGGGTATCAGTCTGAGATAAGGGCTAATTTAGTTTTCCCAGTTAGAGTCTTCGTGACTGTTAAGGAGTAGTAATTGGTGTTATTTATGGTAAACAATATTGCATCCACCATTAGCCTGCTGAGTTTATTTACACacacatttttacatttttcagctCTAAGTACTGTTCTCTGTCTTAGATAGCTCTGTCTGTGCAGCATCTGCCATTCCACCCTGCCCAGCAAAGAGCAGTTCTAGCTCCTCTCCTTGTTCTTTCAGACCTAATAAGCAGAGTCTCTCTAAGTGACAATTTGTAGGTTACTTAATTACCAATTCTCCACCTTTGTTTCCCTTCAGAATCACAGCAAAAGATGTCCAAGACCACTTCACTGGATCTAAAAGGAAAATAGTGCTAGAAATACCCTAAGATCCTGTTTGCCTTTTTCATTCTGTTATCTGTTACTTCACCAATACCTTTCCTCTTAACCTCTGAATGTTGTAAACTAATAGTAAGTGAGCTTAGAATAATTAatcttttaaattaatcttACTAATTCCTAGAATGTtttgtaatttcattttgtaCTAATACAATTTTTTCCATTCTCATAACTCCAATCCACAGTGCTTACAAACTCTTGCAGCAAGATATCCTGAACCTCCTCTGTATCTTAAGGTCTCTTGGTTTTGATCACCCACAAATTTAATCTACTTTTGTATTTTCAACTGCAGAAAAGTTGTATAGTGCTAGTTTCATATGACAGATTTGTTGAATAGTTTACTGCCACATCAGCATTTTAGTTTGCCTTTTCCTATGAAGCTCAAATGCCAGTTAAATCTGCTATGCCATCCACATTCCCCATTACACACAGCTTGTCCCTCTTTAAGGGTCTAAACCACAAAGTCTAATTCATGAGGAATGTCTCAAGTGCAAAGTTGGtctttgtggtattttgtgggaaggaGCTACAATAAAATCTCTGACAGAACTTGAATTGTGAGACTGTCAGAGAATGTATGTATTTGCAATGTGTGAATGGTAAGCTATAACACAGTAAGGAAAAGAttaataatgaatattttattatttgtgaggtaggggaaaaaagaaaattttcagcaTATGATTTTTCAGAGTGATAAAAAGAAGAAGGGTTCAATGATACCCATTTCTGGAGAAGTAAATAGACGTGGGAAGAGCAACATTGCAGAATTCAAATATATTACCAACTCCAGTCTCAAATTAAATTTAGAGGTCTCTGTTAATAGTTTTAGAAATACCAAAAGACTTAAAGCCCCTAAGCCTGCAAAAAAACCAAGAGAGTTCTTAAAAATGGCCTTAAAACCAAGGATGCAGTCATAAGGTCCCTCCCCAAGGACACTTCTTAGCTCCCAGCCTACATTTGCCTGTTGCCCTGTATTTAGTGAAGATACATTTTTGTATCTGCTCTTTCACTTTCTACCTATTTCAGACAAAAAACAGCATATGATTTACTCACCTGATGAACAAAGCTGCCTGCAAACCTGAATATTTTCTCTGTAGCATGGATCAGCTCATGGAAGGTTTTGTCCTCATCAGAGAAGTGATATCCAAAAACAACAGCACAAATTACATTTGAAATAGaatggaaaagagggaaagaaggatCCACAGGTCTTCCTGCAAACACAGTAATTGGAATTCACTCtcagtggtttttttcagatgttcCTTGTACAGATAGGActagatgttattaaaaatttaataaaatgttcTCTTTATCCAGCTGGGCTGTGAATGAGTACAGAGATGTGGAACTAatataaattaatgaaaataaaacatagtCTTAGAACAAAGGACACTGTTAAACTGTTTCCTCATAGCTCTAAAACAATTTCACAGCCCTTCCTGTGAAATAGTGTTGTACAGCTAAGATCTGTTCTAGGCTATCACATCAAATCTGCTCTCCTCAGTTGTGAGGAGGCAGAAAAGAGAGACTGTGAGAAGGAGGTAGTGCCACTGGAGATGA
This window contains:
- the LOC131581365 gene encoding cytochrome P450 2J6-like → MLTITQGFIVLIIFLLIVEFFRLRKASKQFPPGPTPLPLLGNLVHLNFQFHRDLLMELAKTHGNMYTLWFGWVPVVILNGFQAVKDGMTTHPEDVSGRLVSPFFRALAKGKGIILASGRSWKQQRRFGIMTLRNLGMGKKGLEHRVQEEASHLVEFFVNLKGRPVDPSFPLFHSISNVICAVVFGYHFSDEDKTFHELIHATEKIFRFAGSFVHQMYEILPWLLCRLPGPHKKVLACYDVLSSFARREIRRHVERGIPAEPQDFIDFYLAEIEKSKEGAKPKYDEENLVYVINDLFLGGSETSSTTLYWGLLYMVVNPGIQAKVQKELDAVLGPSQLISYEDRRKLPYTNAVVHEIQRYSNIVFVGVPRLCVRNTTLLGFPVKKGTIVIPNIASVLYDPEQWETPRQFNPGHFLDKEGNFIPREAFLPFSAGHRVCLGEHLARTELFIFFASLLRAFTFRLPEGVTEINTEPIFGGTLQPHPYRVCAIPR